From a region of the Candidatus Rokuibacteriota bacterium genome:
- a CDS encoding DUF983 domain-containing protein, translating to MIPLRRAKEVLGRGIRLLCPRCGRAPLFLGLFTMLPACAVCDFRFEREQGYFVGAIYLNYAATALLALSGYFALDALARPSVGQQVALWGAFCVVFPLWWFRYSKSLWLAIDYVLDPEGAPDEGLG from the coding sequence GTGATCCCGCTCCGACGCGCCAAGGAGGTCCTCGGCCGGGGCATCCGGCTTCTCTGCCCGCGCTGCGGGCGCGCGCCGTTGTTCCTCGGGCTGTTCACGATGCTTCCGGCCTGCGCCGTGTGCGATTTCCGGTTCGAGCGCGAGCAGGGATACTTCGTGGGGGCGATCTATCTCAACTACGCGGCCACGGCCCTCCTCGCGCTCTCCGGATATTTCGCTCTGGACGCGCTGGCCCGGCCCTCGGTGGGGCAGCAGGTCGCCCTCTGGGGAGCGTTCTGCGTCGTCTTCCCGCTCTGGTGGTTCCGGTACAGCAAGAGCCTCTGGCTCGCGATCGACTACGTCCTTGACCCCGAGGGCGCGCCCGACGAGGGGCTCGGCTGA